The Priestia aryabhattai genome contains a region encoding:
- the rsmG gene encoding 16S rRNA (guanine(527)-N(7))-methyltransferase RsmG translates to MNIQQFQQLLEEKGISLSSKQLNQFEKYYQVLVEWNEKMNLTAITDHGEVYEKHFYDSISAAFFQDFTEIESMCDVGAGAGFPSIPIKICFPHLHVTIVDSLQKRITFLTHLVNELELDNVTLCHDRAETFGKKETIRESFDLVTARAVARISVLNEFCLPLVKEQGRFLAMKGASAPEELKNGEKSFQVLGGKVKSIEHFQLPLEQSERYIILIDKIKKTPKKYPRKPGTPVKLPLE, encoded by the coding sequence ATGAATATTCAACAGTTTCAACAGCTATTAGAAGAAAAGGGAATTTCTCTTTCTTCTAAACAGCTGAATCAATTTGAAAAGTATTATCAAGTTTTAGTGGAATGGAACGAAAAAATGAATTTAACTGCTATCACTGATCACGGTGAAGTGTATGAAAAGCATTTTTACGATTCTATTTCAGCTGCTTTTTTTCAAGACTTTACAGAAATTGAATCCATGTGTGATGTAGGTGCAGGAGCGGGATTCCCAAGTATTCCGATCAAAATTTGCTTCCCGCATTTGCATGTAACAATCGTTGATTCGTTACAAAAGCGTATTACGTTTTTAACGCACCTTGTAAATGAGCTTGAACTAGACAATGTCACATTATGTCACGATCGAGCTGAAACATTTGGTAAAAAAGAAACCATTCGTGAATCATTTGATCTTGTAACGGCAAGAGCTGTGGCACGTATCTCGGTTCTTAATGAATTCTGTTTACCGCTTGTTAAAGAACAAGGACGCTTTTTAGCAATGAAAGGCGCTTCTGCCCCTGAGGAATTAAAAAATGGAGAAAAATCATTTCAAGTATTAGGTGGAAAAGTGAAGTCGATTGAACATTTCCAATTGCCTTTGGAGCAAAGTGAACGTTACATTATTTTAATAGACAAAATAAAGAAAACGCCTAAAAAATATCCTAGAAAACCTGGTACCCCAGTTAAGCTTCCATTAGAGTAG